The Microscilla marina ATCC 23134 nucleotide sequence CCGAATGTACCCCAATCACCACCAACTCGTTGGGGAATTCTTTTTCCAGCTTGCGCAAATCAGGGATTATGTGCTGACAATTGATGCAACCAAATGTCCAGAAGTCGAGCAATACCACCTTGCCTCTAAAATCTTTGATTTGCCACGATTTGTTGGTATTGAGCCAACCATAAGGCGTGTTTATTTCGGGGGCAGGGTATTTACCTTTGGTTTTGTAGTCAGCTGTGGTTTTATCGGATGAGGTTTGTGCCTGACAACTTAGAAAAGAAAGGGTGACCAAACTTATCAAAAACAAGAATTTATTCATATAGATATTGATTTCTAACAAAATGGAGGGATTGCCCTCTTTTAATCATACTTGTTTGCAACTCAGACAAGTAATATAACAAACCTACGAAGGTATGCTTTGATTGGATGATAAGACAAAGAAAGGCAATTAGGAGGAAACGAAATGTCGGTTGGTTGACAATTAATCAAACTTTACTCGCTTATAAATATCACTTACCTTAAGGCTTAAGTTCAACTTGGGCAAGGCAATTACTTGATTGGGGGCATTGTAAAGAGTATAAGACCATAAATCTTTTTGGCGGCTGTAAAGCTCTATTTCACAAGTATTTTGTTCTATCAA carries:
- a CDS encoding Uma2 family endonuclease, yielding VTCDANDVENDQEVYVKHPSLVAEVLSKSTQGYDKNEKQKAYMRLPSLEYYMLIEQNTCEIELYSRQKDLWSYTLYNAPNQVIALPKLNLSLKVSDIYKRVKFD